The following proteins come from a genomic window of Acidimicrobiales bacterium:
- a CDS encoding ATP-binding protein gives MLADSPPPARRVLAALAGLALVGLLTAALLPVREDVSVATPALLLVVPGIVAGLLGGRLAALVTSTAAALALDLTFIEPYGTLDVHVVDDVVALVTFVAVALTVATLLTMATERRRLAERHAAELVAMEQAGDAQKALLRSVSHDLRTPLAAIRAVTTDLRDDSAAYDETTRHELLDMVSDEAERLDRLVANLLSLSRVEAGALAPDLQAVDLDELLADRVRRLPRILKDVKVETHAPEVLPLVDADYTLLDQVLTNLLENAARHAPAHSTIRIDVRELRGDDSVEVAVSDQGGGVRPADRQWIFEPFRSGKSSHTSGIGLAICKAIVEAHGGHITVGDSVDGKGARFAFTLPVHWARPEPADG, from the coding sequence GTGCTCGCCGACTCGCCGCCCCCCGCCCGCCGGGTGCTGGCCGCGCTCGCCGGGCTGGCGCTGGTCGGGCTGCTCACCGCGGCGTTGCTGCCCGTCCGGGAGGACGTCAGCGTCGCCACCCCCGCGCTGCTGCTGGTGGTGCCGGGCATCGTGGCCGGGCTGCTGGGCGGGCGGCTGGCGGCGCTGGTCACGTCCACGGCCGCGGCCCTCGCCCTCGACCTGACCTTCATCGAGCCCTACGGGACCCTCGACGTCCACGTCGTCGACGACGTGGTGGCCCTGGTGACGTTCGTGGCGGTGGCGCTCACGGTCGCCACGCTGCTGACCATGGCCACGGAGCGGCGTCGCCTCGCCGAGCGCCACGCCGCCGAGCTCGTCGCCATGGAGCAGGCGGGCGACGCCCAGAAGGCGCTGCTCCGGTCGGTGTCGCACGACCTGCGCACGCCGCTCGCCGCCATCCGGGCCGTCACCACCGACCTGCGCGACGACTCCGCCGCCTACGACGAGACCACCCGTCATGAGCTGCTCGACATGGTCAGCGACGAGGCCGAGCGCCTCGACCGCCTGGTCGCCAACCTCTTGAGCCTCAGCCGCGTGGAGGCAGGGGCCCTGGCGCCCGACCTGCAGGCCGTCGACCTCGACGAGCTGCTCGCCGACCGGGTGCGGCGCCTGCCGCGCATCCTGAAGGACGTGAAGGTGGAGACCCACGCCCCCGAGGTGCTCCCCCTGGTCGATGCCGACTACACCCTGCTCGACCAGGTCCTCACCAACCTCCTGGAGAACGCCGCCCGCCATGCCCCCGCCCACAGCACCATCCGCATCGACGTGCGGGAGCTACGCGGCGACGACAGCGTCGAGGTGGCCGTGAGCGACCAGGGCGGTGGCGTCCGGCCGGCCGACCGCCAGTGGATCTTCGAGCCGTTCCGCAGCGGCAAGAGCAGCCACACCAGCGGCATCGGCCTGGCGATCTGCAAGGCGATCGTCGAGGCGCACGGCGGGCACATCACGGTGGGCGACAGCGTCGACGGCAAGGGCGCCCGCTTCGCCTTCACCCTGCCCGTCCACTGGGCCCGGCCGGAGCCCGCCGATGGCTGA
- a CDS encoding response regulator transcription factor, protein MVDDEPAILRALSTALKARAFRVEVATSGQEALERTALVSPDVVVLDLGLPDIDGIEVLRRIRGWSEVPVVVLTAEGAEDRKIEALDDGADDYVTKPFSTPELLARLRVALRHRRRASGDADPGDPPILEVGDVRVDLPHHTASVAGRRLDLTPKEFGFLAVLARHAGKVLTHRMILQDVWGPEYGTESEYLRVYASQLRKKLEEDPARPRLVTEPGVGYRLIDRDTPV, encoded by the coding sequence GTGGTCGACGACGAGCCGGCCATCCTGCGGGCCTTGAGCACGGCGTTGAAGGCCCGAGCGTTCCGGGTCGAGGTGGCGACCAGCGGCCAGGAGGCGCTGGAGCGCACGGCCCTCGTGTCGCCCGACGTGGTGGTGCTCGACCTCGGCCTGCCCGACATCGACGGCATCGAGGTGCTGCGGCGCATCCGGGGCTGGTCGGAGGTGCCGGTGGTGGTGCTCACCGCCGAGGGCGCCGAGGACCGCAAGATCGAGGCGCTCGACGACGGCGCCGACGACTACGTCACCAAGCCCTTCTCCACCCCCGAGTTGCTGGCCCGGCTGCGGGTGGCGCTGCGGCACCGGCGGCGGGCGTCGGGTGACGCGGACCCCGGTGATCCCCCGATCCTCGAGGTGGGCGACGTCCGGGTCGACCTCCCGCACCACACGGCCTCGGTCGCGGGGCGGCGGCTCGACCTGACGCCGAAGGAGTTCGGGTTCCTCGCCGTGCTGGCCCGCCACGCCGGCAAGGTGCTCACCCACCGCATGATCCTCCAGGACGTGTGGGGGCCCGAGTACGGCACCGAGAGCGAGTACCTGCGGGTCTACGCCAGCCAGCTGCGCAAGAAGCTGGAGGAGGACCCGGCCCGCCCCCGTCTGGTCACCGAACCGGGCGTCGGCTACCGCCTCATCGATCGCGACACGCCCGTCTGA